One window of the Myxococcota bacterium genome contains the following:
- a CDS encoding pyrroloquinoline quinone-dependent dehydrogenase → MRPSLFAILTLTLACSPAVDVPLGGPVDGWAVYGRSSGGERHSLLTQIHPGNVHGLEPAWTYHHGDLDDGSSGLGVRAGFQATPILVDDQLVFCTPRNRVIALDAETGTERWNYDPEVNTDGLYLLNCRGVSVWEDPDPSATSCQTRVLTGTLDARLIALDAATGTPCEGFGEGGTVDLREGIGDTRPGEYGVTSPPVVIGDRVVTGAMVLDNRRVDAPGGVVRAWDVRTGERVWAWDPVPAGAPLRQAENGVRYRRGTTNAWTALSTDPELGLVYVPTGNTSPDYYGGQREGLDHFSSSLVALDASDGSVRWHFRTVHHDIWDYDVPSQPVFVDFPTPQGAVPGLIQATKMGHVFFLDRRSGEPLHPVEERPVPQDPAPGETLSATQPYPVRPPSLHPATLTPDDAFGFTPWDRGRCRDAIAEARSEGVFTPPSLQGTIQYPGMMGGANWGSGSVDPDRGLFLINTSRVATYIRLVPRDEFDAEFPDGPPAFGFEPQAGTPYALERVPLLSPFGAPCNPPPWGTLTAIDIESGEIRWDVPLGTTRDLAPFPIWWFAPEGVPNLGGPITTASGLLFIGATTDHYFRAFDTTTGEELWRARLPTSAQSTPMTYRLREDGRQFVVIAAGGHAMMPSKPGDALIAFALPERDPR, encoded by the coding sequence ATGCGCCCCAGCCTCTTCGCGATTCTGACCCTCACCCTTGCCTGCAGTCCGGCAGTGGACGTCCCGTTAGGTGGCCCCGTCGACGGATGGGCCGTGTACGGGCGCAGCTCCGGCGGCGAGCGGCACTCCCTGCTGACCCAGATCCATCCCGGCAACGTCCACGGGCTCGAACCGGCCTGGACCTACCACCACGGGGATCTGGACGACGGATCCAGTGGGCTGGGTGTGCGCGCCGGCTTCCAGGCGACTCCGATTCTGGTCGACGACCAGCTCGTCTTCTGTACGCCCCGCAACCGCGTCATTGCGCTCGATGCCGAGACGGGCACCGAGCGCTGGAACTACGACCCGGAGGTGAACACCGACGGGCTCTACCTGCTCAACTGCCGCGGTGTCTCGGTCTGGGAGGATCCCGACCCGAGCGCAACGAGCTGCCAGACGCGCGTTCTCACCGGCACCCTCGACGCGCGCTTGATCGCGTTGGACGCCGCGACGGGGACGCCCTGTGAAGGGTTCGGCGAAGGCGGCACCGTCGACCTTCGCGAAGGGATCGGCGACACGCGACCGGGCGAGTACGGCGTCACGTCTCCGCCCGTGGTGATCGGCGATCGCGTCGTAACGGGCGCGATGGTGCTCGACAACCGACGCGTCGATGCGCCGGGGGGCGTGGTGCGCGCCTGGGACGTGCGCACGGGCGAGCGCGTCTGGGCCTGGGATCCCGTGCCCGCTGGAGCCCCGCTGCGTCAGGCGGAGAACGGGGTCCGCTATCGCCGGGGTACGACGAACGCCTGGACCGCCTTGTCGACCGACCCGGAACTCGGACTCGTGTACGTGCCTACGGGCAACACCTCGCCCGATTACTACGGCGGACAGCGCGAGGGACTCGACCATTTCTCGAGCTCGTTGGTGGCCCTGGACGCGAGCGACGGCAGCGTGCGCTGGCACTTCCGCACGGTGCACCACGACATCTGGGATTACGACGTGCCGTCTCAGCCCGTGTTCGTGGACTTCCCCACGCCGCAGGGGGCGGTGCCCGGATTGATCCAGGCGACGAAGATGGGCCACGTCTTCTTCCTGGACCGCCGCAGCGGTGAGCCGCTCCACCCCGTCGAAGAGCGCCCCGTGCCCCAGGATCCCGCACCCGGCGAGACGCTGTCCGCGACCCAGCCGTATCCGGTCCGCCCGCCGTCGTTGCACCCGGCGACGCTCACGCCCGACGATGCCTTCGGGTTCACCCCCTGGGATCGCGGCCGCTGTCGCGACGCGATCGCCGAGGCCCGCTCCGAGGGAGTCTTCACACCTCCGTCGCTCCAGGGAACGATTCAGTACCCGGGCATGATGGGTGGGGCGAACTGGGGCAGCGGCAGCGTCGATCCCGACCGCGGCTTGTTCCTGATCAACACGAGTCGGGTGGCCACGTACATTCGTCTGGTCCCGCGCGACGAGTTCGACGCCGAGTTCCCCGACGGTCCGCCTGCCTTCGGTTTCGAGCCTCAGGCCGGGACGCCCTACGCCCTCGAGCGGGTTCCGTTGCTGTCGCCCTTCGGTGCGCCGTGCAATCCGCCGCCGTGGGGCACGTTGACGGCGATCGACATCGAGAGTGGAGAGATTCGCTGGGACGTGCCGCTCGGAACGACGCGCGATCTCGCGCCCTTCCCGATCTGGTGGTTCGCGCCGGAAGGCGTGCCCAATCTAGGCGGACCGATCACGACGGCGAGCGGCCTCTTGTTCATCGGCGCGACGACGGACCACTACTTCCGCGCCTTCGACACGACGACGGGT
- a CDS encoding acyl-CoA thioesterase domain-containing protein, whose product MSGEPSALDILLRCLDLDALDRDLYLGDPGPGEGRLFGGMVAAQSVIAAYRTLDGTERPLHSLHAYFLRPGRHDLPLRFVVDRIRDGRSFTTRNVVAHQGGEAIFNLAASFARPEPGISHQDAPPPAPPPEELEDWDELRARTLGLPSPDRESAVEVRLGDPYDFEDAKKRYEPKQRNWIRVRGNLPDDPTIHTAVLTYLTDRTLLSTAARAHGLPWGRRMAASLDHAIWIHRPVRLDERWLLYAAESPADHAARGLIFGGLYDADGQRIASVAQEALIREKRPD is encoded by the coding sequence GTGAGCGGAGAACCCTCCGCCCTCGACATCCTGTTGCGCTGCCTCGACCTGGACGCCCTCGATCGCGACCTCTACCTGGGCGATCCGGGCCCGGGTGAAGGTCGGCTCTTCGGCGGCATGGTCGCGGCCCAGTCGGTGATCGCGGCCTACCGCACCCTCGACGGCACCGAGCGCCCCCTCCACTCCTTGCACGCCTACTTCCTGCGCCCCGGTCGCCACGACCTGCCCCTGCGCTTCGTCGTCGATCGGATTCGCGATGGTCGCTCGTTCACGACCCGCAACGTGGTGGCCCATCAGGGTGGCGAGGCGATCTTCAACCTGGCGGCGAGCTTCGCCCGGCCGGAACCGGGAATCTCCCATCAGGACGCGCCGCCGCCGGCGCCTCCGCCCGAAGAACTCGAGGACTGGGACGAACTGCGGGCCCGAACGCTCGGACTCCCCTCCCCCGACCGCGAGAGCGCCGTCGAAGTGCGGCTCGGCGACCCCTACGACTTCGAGGACGCGAAGAAGCGCTACGAACCGAAGCAGCGCAACTGGATCCGCGTGCGCGGCAACCTGCCCGACGACCCGACCATCCACACGGCGGTGCTCACCTATCTCACCGACCGCACTCTCCTCTCCACGGCCGCACGCGCCCACGGCCTGCCGTGGGGGAGACGCATGGCGGCGAGCCTCGACCACGCGATCTGGATCCATCGCCCCGTTCGTCTCGACGAGCGGTGGCTGCTCTACGCGGCGGAGAGCCCGGCCGACCACGCGGCGCGTGGGCTGATCTTCGGTGGTCTCTACGATGCGGACGGGCAACGCATCGCGTCGGTGGCCCAAGAAGCCCTGATCCGCGAGAAGCGGCCCGACTGA